A DNA window from Camelina sativa cultivar DH55 chromosome 13, Cs, whole genome shotgun sequence contains the following coding sequences:
- the LOC104734742 gene encoding protein IQ-DOMAIN 14, with product MGFFGRLFGSKKQEKSAPNRRRWSFATIKSTHPANDSSSHPSKRRGDGDSLDADKHAIAVAAATAAVAEAALAAARAAAEVVRLTNGGRNSSATQTCRSNRRWTQDYRAALKIQSAFRGYLARRALRALKALVKLQALVKGHIVRKQTADMLRRMQTLVRLQARARASRSSHVSDSFHSSTSMVPSTSPQSLHARRLSEAEYSKVIAMDHYRSPMGSSRLLDQWRTDETLWNAPQYNEDDDKILEVDTWKPHARESPRKKGSLMAPTSVESSPQLRSRTGSSSGGSRRKTPFTPKRSEYEYYSGYHPNYMANTESYRAKVRSQSAPRQRLQELTSESGYKRSIQGQYYYYTAAAERSFDQRSDNGISGYRGVSDGLDRNQCEKSKMYTSFFSSNPLYFQ from the exons ATGGGTTTTTTCGGAAGACTGTTTGGgagcaagaaacaagaaaaatcagCACCCAACAGACGAAGATGGAGCTTCGCTACTATTAAATCCACACATCCGGCGAATGATTCGTCTTCTCATCCAAGCAAAAGACGTGGGGATGGAGACAGCTTAGACGCCGATAAGCATGCGATAGCCGTCGCGGCTGCTACAGCTGCGGTGGCTGAGGCAGCTCTCGCTGCTGCTCGTGCGGCGGCGGAAGTCGTGAGACTCACCAATGGCGGTAGAAACTCCTCGGCGACTCAAACATGTCGGAGTAATCGTCGGTGGACTCAAGATTATCGAGCGGCGTTGAAGATTCAATCCGCTTTTCGTGGCTACTTG GCGAGGAGGGCGTTGAGAGCATTGAAGGCGTTAGTGAAGCTTCAAGCATTAGTGAAGGGACACATAGTAAGGAAACAAACGGCTGATATGCTGCGTCGGATGCAAACACTGGTTCGGCTCCAAGCTCGAGCTCGAGCGTCCCGTTCTTCACACGTCTCTGACTCATTCCACTCGTCAACATCAATGGTCCCATCAACTTCCCCACAATCTTTACACGCACGACGCCTTTCAGAGGCTGAATACAGCAAAGTCATTGCCATGGACCACTACCGTTCACCGATGGGTTCGAGCCGGTTATTAGACCAATGGAGGACAGATGAAACTTTATGGAACGCACCACAGtacaatgaagatgatgacaagaTCCTAGAAGTCGACACTTGGAAGCCTCACGCAAGGGAGTCACCAAGGAAAAAAGGATCCCTTATGGCTCCAACAAGTGTGGAGAGCAGTCCACAATTAAGGTCTAGAACAGGAAGCAGCAGTGGTGGTTCAAGGAGAAAAACTCCCTTCACGCCTAAGAGAAGCGAGTACGAGTACTACTCTGGGTATCACCCTAACTACATGGCTAACACTGAGTCTTACAGAGCAAAAGTCCGGTCACAAAGCGCACCAAGACAGAGGCTACAAGAGTTAACTTCAGAGAGTGGCTACAAGAGGTCTATACAGGGACAGTATTATTACTACACAGCCGCTGCAGAGCGATCTTTTGATCAGCGTTCGGATAACGGGATCTCGGGTTACAGAGGAGTTTCTGATGGGTTAGATCGAAACCAATGTGAGAAATCGAAGATGTATACTTCGTTTTTCAGTTCTAATCCTCTTTACTTTCAATAG
- the LOC104734740 gene encoding tapetum-specific protein A9 codes for MVSLKFLAAILVVMFLATGPTVRAQQCRDELSNVQVCAPLLLPGAVSPAPNSNCCAALQATNKDCICNALRAATTLTSLCNLPSFDCGISA; via the exons ATGGTATCTCTCAAGTTCCTTGCAGCTATTCTCGTTGTCATGTTTCTGGCTACCGGACCTACGGTTCGAGCCCAACAATGCAGAGACGAGCTGAGCAATGTGCAAGTGTGTGCGCCACTGCTTCTGCCCGGTGCAGTCAGTCCAGCCCCAAACTCAAATTGCTGTGCTGCCCTCCAAGCAACCAACAAAGACTGTATCTGCAACGCTCTTCGAGCAGCCACCACACTTACCTCTCTTTGTAACCTCCCCTCTTTTGATTGTG GTATAAGTGCTTAG
- the LOC104734741 gene encoding RHOMBOID-like protein 3, which produces MAVGDDDLENRMSAKDRGIGSRGGDRNRIGPPPMPVALSSSSAEFADNALSSQWTSWLVPVFIAANVALFVVAMFVNNCPKHFESHRLRGHCVADFLGRLSFEPLRSNPLFGPSSHTLEKLGALEWSKVVEKKEAWRLLTCIWLHAGVIHLAANMLSLVFIGIRLEQQFGFVRIGVIYVLSGIGGSILSSLFIRNSISVGASGALFGLLGSMLSELFTNWTIYSNKIAALLTLVFVILINLVIGILPHVDNFAHVGGFITGFLLGFILLARPQFKWLAREHMPQGTPLRYKYKPYQYLLWLLSLALLIAWFVVTLMMLFRGENGNDHCRWCRYLRCVPTSRWSCDDI; this is translated from the exons ATGGCTGTCGGAGATGATGATCTGGAGAACCGAATGTCGGCGAAGGATAGAGGGATCGGAAGCAGAGGCGGTGATCGGAATCGAATCGGACCACCGCCTATGCCTGTAGCTTTATCTTCGTCGTCTGCTGAATTTGCCGACAACGCCTTGTCGTCGCAGTGGACGTCGTGGCTTGTCCCTGTGTTCATTGCCGCCAACGTCGCGCTCTTCGTTGTTGCTATGTTCGTTAATAACTGTCCGAAGCATTTCGAGTCTCACCGTCTACGTGGCCACTGTGTCGCCGATTTCCTTGGAAGACTCTCCTTCGAGCCTCTCCGGAGTAATCCTCTCTTTGGTCCTTCTTCTCACAC ATTGGAGAAGTTAGGAGCACTTGAGTGGAGCAAAGttgtggagaagaaggaagccTGGCGTCTTCTTACATGTATATGGTTACACGCCGGTGTTATTCATCTTGCAGCTAATATGCTAAGCCTTGTATTCATTGGTATTCGCCTCGAGCAGCAGTTTGGTTTCG TTAGAATTGGAGTTATATACGTGTTATCAGGAATTGGAGGGAGTATACTGTCCTCGTTGTTTATCAGAAACAGTATCTCTGTTGGAGCTTCTGGTGCTCTTTTTGGCCTCCTTGGCTCAATGCTTTCTGAACTTTTCACCAACTGGACTATCTACTCCAACAAG ATTGCTGCACTCCTGACGCTTGTGTTTGTCATATTGATAAACTTGGTAATTGGGATTCTGCCTCATGTTGATAATTTTGCACATGTGGGTGGGTTTATAACGGGGTTTCTCCTCGGTTTCATTCTGTTGGCTCGTCCTCAGTTCAAGTGGTTAGCAAGAGAGCATATGCCACAAGGCACACCACTGAGATACAAGTACAAGCCTTACCAGTACCTATTGTGGCTCCTATCTCTCGCTCTATTGATTGCTTG GTTCGTGGTGACGCTGATGATGCTATTCCGAGGAGAAAACGGTAATGATCACTGCCGTTGGTGCCGTTACCTGCGCTGTGTTCCCACCTCAAGATGGAGTTGTGATGATATCTGA